Genomic segment of Candidatus Eremiobacterota bacterium:
TCGCCACGCTTGATGAGAACAAGGAGATGAGCGAAAGCGAGCTTTTCAGGAAACTGGAGAGGTTCCAGAAATTCTGGAGCCTCGAGGGGGCCCCCAATGCCCATCTCCCCCTCGATCTTAAAAGCTCATTTTCCCTCTCAACGGTGAGGGATCTGAAGGCGGAAGACATTCAGTCGGTATTCATAGAGGATGGGGCAAGCCCCTCTCCTTCAGCAGCACCGACAGCGCTTCCACCTCCGCTTCCCACCAGGAATCCTTCGCCTGCCGTCACTCCCCCGTTGTCGCCGCCGCCTGCAACGCCTCTGCCGCCGGTGGAATCTATCGATGTCCCTCTCACGGAATAAGCCGGAGTCCGGCCTCCATGCCGGGCCTCGGGAATGAGGGATACCTGTCGTGCTGTTACAAAAAGGAGATGATGCCGGGGGGATAGAAATATGTACCACGGTGAAATCGTATACGAAGGCGAGGGTGCTTAATTGACAATTCAGAACATTTCTCCTGACGAACGATTATTGCTTGAGCTCCTCAAAAGAGTCGTGCAGCAGAATGCCACGGATTTGCACCTGTCAGGCGGCTCCCCTCCCATTCTGAGAATCATGGGCGAGCTCGTGCCCCTCACTCCCCTTGGCCCTATAAGCCCTGAAAAGATTCAGAAGATGATTTTCTCCATCATGTCCGGCTACCAGAACGAGGATTTCATCAACAAGAAGGAGCTTGATTTCTCCTATGAAGGCAAGGGACTGGGACGTTTCAGGATAAATGTCATGTTCGAGCGGAACTCCATAGGAGCTGTATTCAGGCGCATTCCCGACGATCCCTATTCAATCGACCAGCTCGGTGTTCCCAAGGTGATGAAAAAGCTCTGTGAAAAGAGAACAGGCCTTATTCTCGTCACCGGTCCTTCGGGGAGCGGGAAGTCCACCACGCTTGCCGCCTGCATCGATTACATCAATACCAACACCAATTGCCACATAGTGACTATTGAAGATCCCATAGAATACGTCCACAAAAACAAGAAAGCCCTCATACGCCAGAGAGAGGTGGGCCTTCACACGACATCATTCGCCTCGGCCCTGAGGCATTGCCTCAGGCAGGATCCCGATGTGATTCTCGTAGGCGAGATGCGTGATCTGGAGACCATGTTCACTACTCTATCAGCTGCAGAGACGGGACACCTTGTCTTCTCGACGCTTCACACGTCAGGTGCGGTTGAATGTATAAACCGCGTCGTTGATGTGTTCCCTGCCGATCAGCAGACCCAGGTGCGCATACAGCTTGCCACGAGCCTTGAGGGAGTGCTCTCGCAGACTCTCATTCCGAAGGCGAAAGGCCACGGAATGGTGCTCTGCGTTGAGGTGATGGTGGCCACGCCTGCAGTAAGAAATATCATCAGGGAGGGCAGGCTTCACACCCTCAGAAACTGCATTGAGACAGGGTCGGAATACGGCATGCAGACCTTTGAGGTCTCTCTCAGGGACCTCTATCTCAAAGGCCTCGTGACCTATGAAATGGCCCTCTCGAGGGCCCTTGACGTTGAAGCTTTCAAAAAGCTGACCGGAATGGGCATGGTCTGAGATGAACCCCCCCGAATCTTTTTCCTCTTCATACCTGGCGGAGCTTATTGCAGCGCGCCTCTCAGAGCTTCTGCAAAAGCCGGGCGTCCAGATCCCTGATGAGGCCTCCCGGCATGAGATAATTCATTCTGTCGCCTCAGCAGTGGCAGCAGCCCTCTGCGAAGAGGAGGAGAAGGCTGCCATTGTGAAAATCTGCCGCCGTCTCCATCACATGGGATATTTTGCCGGGACTTCAGGAAATGTGAGCGTCCGGCTCCCCGGCGGTGATATACTCGTGACGCCCTCAGGCGTCAACAAGAGCTCCCTGGCAAGCAGCGACATCGTGAGGCTGAGCCCCGGCGGTGCGGTGTGTGAGGGCACAGGAAAGCCATCATCTGAGACAAGGATGCACCTTTTCAGCTATGAGAGAAGACCAGATGTGCATGCCATAGTCCATGCCCATCCTCCCTTTGCCACAGGCTTCGCCGCCGCAAGAGTGGCCCTTGACAGGCCCGTGCTCCCTGAGGCAATCCTTATACTGGGGAGCATACCGCTGGTGGAATATGGAACTCCCTCCACATGGGAGCTTCCTGAATCCCTTGCTCCCTATGTGGCCAATCATAATGCCTTCCTTCTGGCCAATCATGGCGCTCTCACCTTCGGTGATGACGTGCACCAGGCCTCGCACAGAATGGAAACGCTGGAGCTTTTTGCCAACGTGATTCTTGTGGCCCGTCTTCTCGGGGGGGAGAAGCTTCTCAGTGCCGGTGAGCTGGAGAGGCTTGCCAGGATCCGCTAGACCTCAAGGGCTTCCATCAGCATGGTCTTCCTGCTCTCCTTGGCGAGCCTTATCACTTCAATGACAGTATTGAATTTGGGGAAGAAGAGGCTGTCAATTCTCACCATAATGTCTTTGCTGCCCAGCACTGCAGACTTGGTGAAACGGAAGCCCTTCTTGGGCGGCGCGAACATAAGGTTTTCCCAGTTCTCGGTGAAGTTGAGCCTGCCTTTTTGATAGGCTATGTTGAGGGGCGTTATCACTATGAACTGGTTCAATCCCCTGCTGATGATCATTGCCAGAAATAGGAGCAGGATGACGCCGAAGGCTACAGGAAAATATCCGAAAAGGTAGCAGTCGGTGGTGGCACCGAAGCCAATCTCCGTAAAGAATCTTATCCTGGAGATCCCGTACAGGATGAGATAGGCAGATATGGAGATGGTGAACGCGCTCATTATGGCCAACTGAATGGTCAGCCCCGATCTGAAAGTCTTTCTTCTCTGCACTGGTTTCTTTAAAGCCATTGCCTCACCGCCACAGCAGGATCTTCCCCGATTCCGCATCCCGGGATTATATATTGAACTCGAAGTTATATATTTCATTGAGAAGGAAAAAAAACCTCCCGCTCATACCGGGCAGAAAAGGAAAACTGCCGGGAACTTCTCGAATATTTATGATAAGCCTTTTTGTGCTCCAGAGCATAACTGGCGCCATCATTATACTTGAGAGCATAATGTGCGTCAGTATGAGCAGTTTATGCATAAAATCGCTTGAGGGGTGTTTTTATGAAGAAAATGAGTCCCTGGCCATGCCAGTATGGGAATTCCCAGGCACGAAACCAGGCTTCTGCCGCGGGGCCGAGGAGAGGACTTGTCACCGCGCAGTGCACTTTTGAAAACGGAGTTTTTTACACTCCTCTTATCGGCGAGAATGATGAAATCGTGATAGCCCTCAGGGAATCCATCATTATGCTGGACAGGCATCTCAAGAGGAAGTGGGAGAAGGATCTCTGTTCTCCCCGCACCCTGGCTTTCTGGGGCAAGGGAAAGCTGGTCATAGGGTGCACAGACGGCCTTGCCCATATTGACAGTTCAAAGAAACTGACCATCCTTCCCCTTCCCGATGAGTTCAAGAAGGGTTCCCTCACTCCCTTCATTCACATAGTGGCAGGTCCCTCCAATAACCTCTATGCCCTCACCGGAGACGCCGTGTTCTGCATGAACGAGGATTTTGAGATTCTCTGGAGTGAGAACCTGGCGGCCCGCTTCGGGCTCTTCGGAGGCTGGAGGATGGCCCTCAGCAAAGGCGGCCAGGTCTTCATTTCCGGGGCCTTTTCCTGGTCCACCGAAGATGAGAGCAAGGAGTATGCAGGTTACCTGGCGGCCCTGAGCGAAAAAGGAGAGTTTCTGTGGCAGAAGAACCACGATCTTGATTCCCTTCCTACATCGAGCGGCATCTCCCTGAGACTTACCACATCGGACTCGGAACTGTGGCTTTCCGATGCCGGCGCTGCCTGTTATGACTTTGACGGGAACCTGCGCTGGAGAGATCAGGACGAGGAGAAAATAGCTTTCGTGCAGGCAATAAGCAATGATAACCAGGCTGTCCTCACGAGAAAAGAGGAAGTGTTTTCCCTCTCCTCACAGAATAATTTCCACGAGCATCATATTGCCATGCTCAATGGATGGCCCCACGAAATGGTAATGGACAGCGAGAGAGTCCTCTATATTCTCACGAGCGAAGGACTTGAAGGGTGGTCATATTCCGGCGAGCAGAT
This window contains:
- a CDS encoding type IV pilus twitching motility protein PilT yields the protein MQNISPDERLLLELLKRVVQQNATDLHLSGGSPPILRIMGELVPLTPLGPISPEKIQKMIFSIMSGYQNEDFINKKELDFSYEGKGLGRFRINVMFERNSIGAVFRRIPDDPYSIDQLGVPKVMKKLCEKRTGLILVTGPSGSGKSTTLAACIDYINTNTNCHIVTIEDPIEYVHKNKKALIRQREVGLHTTSFASALRHCLRQDPDVILVGEMRDLETMFTTLSAAETGHLVFSTLHTSGAVECINRVVDVFPADQQTQVRIQLATSLEGVLSQTLIPKAKGHGMVLCVEVMVATPAVRNIIREGRLHTLRNCIETGSEYGMQTFEVSLRDLYLKGLVTYEMALSRALDVEAFKKLTGMGMV
- a CDS encoding class II aldolase/adducin family protein, translated to MNPPESFSSSYLAELIAARLSELLQKPGVQIPDEASRHEIIHSVASAVAAALCEEEEKAAIVKICRRLHHMGYFAGTSGNVSVRLPGGDILVTPSGVNKSSLASSDIVRLSPGGAVCEGTGKPSSETRMHLFSYERRPDVHAIVHAHPPFATGFAAARVALDRPVLPEAILILGSIPLVEYGTPSTWELPESLAPYVANHNAFLLANHGALTFGDDVHQASHRMETLELFANVILVARLLGGEKLLSAGELERLARIR